A region of Paenibacillus sp. JNUCC-31 DNA encodes the following proteins:
- a CDS encoding ABC transporter permease, translated as MNSYIVKRVLVLLPVLLGMTLIVFSIIHAIPGDPAETILGQKATEQSKQALRDQLGLDKPWIQQYFAYLGDLFKGDLGTSIRTKVPIAQEIMPYLTATLELTMASMLFAIIIGVNAGIVSAWKHNSWFDYCCMVIALVGVSMPIFWLGLMEQWLFANKLHWLPSIGRMNARDPVEAITGLYVLDTMIAGRWDQLWTVTKHLLLPSIALGTIPMAVIARMTRSSMLEVMSSDYIRTAKAKGLGPFFVVYGHALKNAFIPVLTVIGIQTGSLLGGAVLTETIFAWPGVGRYIYEAISSRDYPVIQSGILIVAFFFVVINLIVDLLYAVFDPRISYK; from the coding sequence GTGAACAGTTACATCGTCAAACGTGTACTCGTGTTACTGCCCGTGCTGCTGGGCATGACCCTGATCGTCTTTTCCATTATCCACGCCATTCCGGGTGATCCGGCTGAGACCATACTCGGGCAAAAGGCAACTGAACAATCCAAGCAAGCTTTGCGTGACCAGCTCGGACTGGACAAACCATGGATTCAACAATATTTCGCCTATCTGGGCGATCTGTTTAAGGGAGATCTGGGCACATCTATCCGCACCAAGGTTCCCATTGCCCAGGAAATTATGCCATATCTGACGGCGACACTCGAATTAACGATGGCGAGTATGCTGTTTGCGATCATTATCGGTGTAAATGCCGGGATCGTTAGCGCGTGGAAGCATAACTCGTGGTTTGATTACTGCTGCATGGTCATTGCACTGGTGGGTGTGTCGATGCCAATCTTCTGGCTTGGGTTGATGGAGCAGTGGCTGTTTGCGAACAAACTGCACTGGTTGCCTTCCATCGGCAGGATGAATGCGCGTGATCCCGTTGAAGCCATTACGGGCTTGTATGTACTGGATACGATGATTGCTGGACGCTGGGACCAGTTGTGGACAGTAACAAAACATTTGCTGTTGCCAAGTATCGCGCTCGGCACGATTCCGATGGCCGTTATTGCCCGGATGACGCGTTCAAGCATGCTCGAAGTAATGAGTTCGGATTATATCCGTACCGCGAAGGCGAAGGGGCTTGGACCGTTTTTCGTCGTCTATGGACATGCATTGAAAAATGCATTTATTCCTGTGCTCACCGTCATCGGCATACAAACCGGATCATTGCTGGGTGGAGCTGTACTCACTGAAACAATCTTTGCTTGGCCCGGTGTTGGTCGTTATATATATGAAGCCATTAGCTCGCGGGACTATCCGGTGATCCA